The Shewanella mesophila genome contains the following window.
CCTCACGAAGTGGTCAGACTAAGGCATGCGATTGCGATTTACCGAAGTCGGCTGTGTGACCTTAGTTGGTTCATGCGATGTTTAAACGAACCCATTGCTCGCCAAGCAAATCAAGAAGATAACTGTACGGGTCGCTTCTGGGAAGGACGCTTTAAATCCCAAGCCTTGCTCGATGAAGCCGCAGTATTAGCCTGTATGACTTACGTTGATTTGAACCCTATTCGAGCTATGATGGCTGATACACCTGAGCAGTCAGAGCATACCAGTATTCAGCTACGGATTAAGGCCGCTTTAAAAGGTGAGCAGCCCAAAAAACTATTGTCTTTCATTGGTAACGAGCGAGCGCATCAACCCAAAGGCATCGCTTTCTCATTGCAAGATTATCTTGAGCTTGTGGATGATACAGGGCGAATTATTCGTCATGATAAGCGTGGTGCAATCAGTGAGAACAGTGCCAAGTTGCTGACGAGGTTGAACATCCCCCGTGATAACTGGCTCAAGCTGACCACTGAATTTGGCAAGCTATTTCATGGCCCAGTAGGTACGCTGCAAGAACTTACCCATTACTGTGAGCATTTAGAGAAGCGACGACGGCATTTTGCAACGAGTTGTCAGCACTTTCCTGCTGACGAGTACTCTCCCTCGATTTTTCTCAACCCATCGATTAATTCCTTAAAGCTATATAGGGCAGGGTCATCACGACTTAAAAATACCATTTTTAAGTGAAGTAGGCCGATTTCGTCAAAGATCTAAAGCTTAGGCATGTCTAATCGACCTGTTAATGGGCTGAACACCTTGCGTCACTTGAACATAAACCGAAAGGGCATTATGTTATTGTTTTATTATGGCTGGCCAGATCCTCACTAAGACGTTAGCGGCTCACAGCGAATACGACGGATTTAGTTCACACTTTAACCATAGCATCACTATAGGAGTGAAACCTTGAAAACAAAGACTCTAATTACTCTAGTTGCGGTGATAGCCTTACCACTCAACGTTCTTGCTAAAGATAGCCATTCTGGTGGTCATGGAATGGTTTCAGATGAAGTCATTGCACATCAACGCGAGAATTTAGAGAAAAATTCCGATGGAAAGGGCTTTGGCCCACAATCCCCAAGGGACATTGACTCGATTGAGGGTACCAATATGGTTTCGTTCGGTACAGCACCAGAATACACAGCTATGAACTTGTGCAACATTCATTTCCACAAGAATGCCGAGCACAAAGGCGGTGAATTTACCAAATACGCAGGTAATGGTGATGGTCATGGTTATCAATCAGGTTTCAAATATTCCGGTACTCTTTCCAAGGCCGAGTTAGCCCCTCTTGATCATGAGGTATGCCCTAGCGAACATGGTGGACTGCAGTCTGGAGACACAATCGAAGTGCATTACGTTCACTCGTCCGCCCAGATAAAACCCGGCCCAACTTTAGGTGCATGCCTGAACGAAGCCATCAAGAACCCGCAATTACGAGTTGAAACTCAAGTCTATGTCTTGGTGAATGATTCTAATGCTTTGGATTTCACGAAACTGACAGCCCATGGAGAGAATAATGGTTTTCAGCAAGCCTTGGGTATTCCAAGTAATACTGGAAGCCCGATTCAATATGCAGGTTCTACGACTGGTCCAAGTTACAACGAGCAAGGCTCTCCTTTTCAGGTCTCTTGGAGCGTTCGCCCTAAAGTAGCCAAGGTTAATATCAGCACTGTAGGCGAGTGGTGTAAAGGAAATGTCTTCAACGAAGATCATGCTCATGGTGTAAGAAACCTAGTAAAAAACCTAAAGCTCATTTCCAAGATTGAGAACTGATCCCCAATCAAGAACAGAATGCGCTAACAATGCCTTCCAGCGGACGCAGTCGCAGTCGCTGAAGGCGGCGTTAACCCATATTTTTATCTGAACCAGACGCATTAGAGTTAAGGCTTTAACTCGGAAATGTCCAAAAATGATTCACCATTGACAGTCCTGTGGATACAAAATAAAGCTAAATCGAAGAGACAAAATGACCCTGTGTAGATGCGGCTGCGGACGTTGATGGCAGGGATGCCATCGTCGAGCCTCCACGGATGGATTCACGGCGTGTAGCAGCAGTATCTGCACATTCCTCGCCGGACAGGCGATTAATTACAGTAAAGATACAAATTTCAAAGACACTCTACCAACACTAATTCAGCCAAATGTTAAACCACAAAAATGCCAACCTTCATTCGAAGGCCAACAAACTTTTGTCCAAAAACGATTTAACTTTTGATTGTCCGATTGATACCCGAAAGGCTAAATCGAAGAGATAAAATAACATCGTGTAGATGCGGCTGCGGACGTTGATGGCAGGGATGCCATCGTCGAGCCTCCACACGGACGGATTTACGGCGTTTAGCAGAAGTATCTGCACATTCCTCGCCGGACAGGCGATCGATAATAGTTAAGGTAAAACTATAAACACACTAAACCAATATCAATTTGGCCAAATACGACAAGTTTAAAATGCCAACCTTCATTCGAAGGTCTGCTCATTTATGTCCAAAATCTTCCCATAGGCTCAAATCGAAGAGAGTGATAACTCGGTGTCAGAGCACATCAGATATTAACCTTTGTCTAATGGCAAGGTTATCTTAAGTGTTAAGCCCGTTTCTGTATCTGGTATGGTGATTTCGCCATTAAAATTACTCACTATGTTATAGACAATATGCATGCCTAGGCCACTACCGCCTGTGCCGCGGTTGGTGGTAAAGAAGGGGTCAAATATATGGGTTTTGACTTCAGGTGTGATACCAATACCATCATCGGCAAAGGTAATATTAACCTGCTGGTTTTTAAGCCCTATCGTGACAGTGACTAGACCGCCATTACCGTCGGGGAAGGCATGGGTTAGGCTGTTCATTATCAAATTAGAAAACAGTTGAGCCAACTTTCCCACATGGATATGCATAGTGACGCTATCAAGTATCTTGAGTCTATAGCTGACTTTGGCTTTTCGCATGGCAGCCGCATGGGCGACAAAAACACTATCTATGTATTCGCCGAGATCGATTTCTGAATTGTGCTCATTACTCTGATCAACGGCTAACTGTTTAAAACTACTTATTAAACTTGCCGCTCGTTGCAGGTTGCCATCGATGAGCTGTGCGCCTTCAGTTATCAACTCAATCAGCTCTTGTAGTTCTTCTCTGGTCACTTCATCACTATTGAGGCGTCGATCCATTTCGCTTGCAAACTCAATCAGGCTAGATGCACCTGTCACGGCAACGCCTATCGGGGTGTTAATTTCATGGGCAATGCCCGCAACCAGTGAGCCTAAAGCGGCCATTTTCTCTTTTTCTAATAGACTTTGTTGGGTTTTCTTTAGTGCTGCAGTTCGCTGTTCAACTAAGCTCTCGAGTTGGTTCTCTCTATCTTGGTGTTGTAGCTCTGCGGCGCAACGAGTGGCGAATATTGAGAGCAAAGACAGCGCCAACAAGCGCTTATTGGCATCGATGGGCTTTTTATCTAATGCGACCAGTATCCCTAAGGTCTCACCATGGGTATCGACCATAGACATACCGATATAGCTGTCTGCCTCCATATCTACCAGGAGTTGATCTTTGGGGTAGAGTTGACATATATGACTGCCATGAAAGCACATGCTGTCGGTCGTGACCTCGTGGCAAGGGGTATCTTGGAGTGGATAACTGATATTTCCCATGTAGTCGTTACCAGCCCATATGGCAATGGTTTGGTTACATACTGTTTGTGTTTCATCTTTGACGATACGGCCCGCGATAACATAGAAGACATCCAGCGCTTGAGCGAGATCTTTCACCAACACCTTAAAGAAATCATCACCGGTTTTGCGAGAGGTGTTTTCAGATATTTTTCGCAGTGCCGCCTCAGCTAATATGCGGCTTTCTGTATCATCAAAGAGTGTTGTCTTCATAGTGTCGCCTATTACGGTCATTTAACGGCATCAGTTATTCAAGATAGATTAGGGGTATCTGGATAACGTTCATAAATCTGTTCTAATTGATCTAGATTTAAAAACAGTATGTTGATGAGCCTTGGGTCAAAGTGCTTACCGCTTTCAGACTTTACGTAGTCGAGTGCATCAGACAGACGCCAAGACGCTTTGTAGCAACGTCTACTCACTAAGGCGTCAACTACATCCGCAAGTGCAGATATTCTTCCTGCAACATCGATATCCTCGCCTGCTAACCCTTGAGGGTAACCCGTGCCATCCCATTTTTCATGATGTTGATGGGCGATGGTCGCGGCCATTTGTAATATACGTTTATCGGAACTGGCCAGTAGTTCGTAACCGATAAAAGCATGTTGTTTCATGATCTCCCACTCATCGGGTTCAAATTTACCTGGTTTGTTGAGTATGGCATCAGGGATCCCTATCTTGCCTATGTCGTGTAGCGGCGCAGCTTGGAGAAGATCACTGATATAGCGCTCTGGTAAGGCTAATCCTCGTCCCAGCAGCGCAGATATTTCACCGACGCGTTTAACATGAGCCCCAGTTTCTTTGGAGCGTTTTTCGACCGCTTCTCCGAGAATGTAGATGGTCGATCTTTGGGTGTCCTCTATCTCTTCTCTAAGTAACAAGCTTTCATAAGTGATAGCGACATTGGCGGTGAATATCTCTAATAACTCTTGCCCTTCGGCTTCAATTTTATTGTCAAACGAGAGGTAGACAACGGTTTCACTGCCCACTTTACTGCGGTAATAGCAGGTGACTGAATAGTCATCGAAGTGATGCTGTTTGTTTTGCAGCGCCCTATGGATAGAGGCTTTAGCCGCTGGTGGCAGATTATCAATGCTGTTGTTTAATTGCAGAGCTGAATAGGCATCGGTTGCCGCTAAGATCTTAAGTTGACCCTCATTGGAGCTTGCCGCATAGCTTTCGGTGATGCTGGCACATAGCCCATCACCGTTAAAGTTTAACAGGTCATTAAGCTGTTCAAGTACTGCCGAGGCGAATTCTCGTAGGTTCTGCACATCGTAAACGGATGAAATGGCACTGATTGCTCGTCTAAGGGAGAGTTTTGCTCTTTCAAGCTTAATAATATCTCGATAGCCTCTAAGGCTTGCATAGAATACGGTGACGAGTTTCGCGTGGGTTAGTTCGGTTTTTTCTTTGTAATCATTGATATCGAAATCTCGAATCACTTTTTCTTCAGGAGCCTGACCCGGCTGGCCGGTACGCAGTACAATTCGAATATTGAGATTACCCAACTCTTCCCTTATCCAGCGGGTTAGTTGCAGCCCCGCATCGTTGCTTTCCATCACGACATCGAGCAGCGTCATCGCTATGTTGGGGTTGTCTGTTAGGATCTGCTTGGCTTGTTCGGCGTTGAAGGCCGATATGAATTCGATATTTCGTCCACAAAATTCAAAACCACGCATCACTAGTTTAGTCACTTGATGAACCGCATCGTCATCATCAACAATCAGGACCTGCCAAGGGGGAAGTGTGTTACTCGGTTTGGCTAGTTTAGGTTTATTGCTGAATTTCAGTGATGTAGACAAAGGTGGATACTCCGTTGCTTTGTATTTTCGCTAGTGAGTCATTAGTTGATTAAAAGTATAGACACTATATTTAAGAGTGTTTCCATTAGTCTAAATGTCTGTGCTGGTTAATATTTCATCTGACACAATGCTACTTTAGCTTGTGTACAAACGCTATACTAGTCATCTCTGTTTTCGTGGCGTAAGTTCGAAAACTGTGTTCCTACAATATTGTTCTTAATCACTTTGATACGAGTAGATATGTTTTATAGATGGTTGATCTTATCCTTACTGTTATTTTCAGGTCTTTTATCTGCCGCGCCCGCGAGCCGGATTATTGCGCTTTCCCCTCATGGGGTGGAGATGCTTTATGCGATAGGTGCGGGAGACAGTATTGTGGCGACGACAGATCATGCCGACTTTCCCGAGGCAGCAAAACAGATCCCACGCATTGGTGGTTACTATGGTATCCAGATAGAGCGGATTATTGAGCTTAATCCAGATCTTATTGTGGTGTGGGGTAGCGGTAATAAACTTGAAGATATTGAGCGCTTAACTCAGCTTGGTTACCCTATTTTTAATAGTGACCCCAAATCCTTAGAGGCGGTTGCCGATGATCTAAAGGCGCTTGGTGAGCGTACAGGTCATCAAAAGTTGTCACAGCATGTCGCAGAGCAATACCTTGCCAAGCTGCAAGCTTTACGCCTTAGTAATAATGAAAAGAGTGCGGTAAAGGTGTTTTATCAGCTGTGGTCAACGCCGCTAATGACAGTGGCAAAGGGCAGTTGGATTGAGCAGATCATCGAGGTGTGTCACGGCGAAAATGTATTTGCCGATGCCGACAATGAGTATCCTCAGGTGAGCCTTGAGGCCGTGCTGCTGAAAATGCCGCAGGTGATTTTGCAAAGCCAAGATGAGGGTAATATCAATGGTATCGATTGGTCCAAATGGCAAGAGATCCCAGCGGTGAAACAAGCACATATTTACCCGCTAAATGCCGATCTACTGCACCGCGCAGCGCCAAGAGCTATTTTGGGTATCGAGGCGCTCTGTGATGCGCTCGATAAGGCGCGATGATGACTAGCATATTAGAAGCTAGCACTTAGTAGCTAACACCTAGACCCAACGGCTAACCTCTACAACCTGAGTGATAAAAGGAATATCAAGCATGACAATACTATTAACTTGCTTATTGATAGCAATGCTATTGCCTTATCTGGCTAAAGGGCCTGTGGCAGTGGCGATGGCCAAACTGGGGGGATATGACAATCATCATCCTCGAACTCAGCAGGCGCAGTTAACCGGATTTGGCGCCCGCGCTGTAGCTGGGCATCTAAATGCCTTTGAGTCTTTGCTGCTGTTCGGTTTATCGGCGTTAACTGTCATCGCGTTGGATAAGGTCAACGATACCGTCGCGCTTCTTGCTATCGTCCATGTGCTTGCGCGCATCCTGTACCATATTTTGTATCTGCTTGATAAAAGCACCATGAGATCGATCTCTTGGTTTGTCGGAGTGTTCTGCACATTTGGCATCTTTGCCCAAGGGTTTTAATTTTTCTTATTTCTCATGTCCCGCCCTCTGAAGAGATCGACCACAAGAATCGCATTATTCTTGTGGTTTTTTGTCTCTTTCCTGTTTGTTTCTTGTACCAATTTGTGCACTCAGCGCGCTTTTTAAACGTCTAAAAGCTGCTATCTTCGGCCTTAATTGCCAAGCCTGCTGCTTTGATTTACTTTAGTGGGATTATATTGCAGACCCTGTCTAGTGATCTCTTAATATCGACTGGATTTTATACGGGCTAACGTCGATCTATTGTCGAGTATTAGACCCGTTTGGATAAGGATACAGATGCCAAGCTTGAATCGAATAGTGCTGATTAATACGCACCTCCCCGGCGTAGTGGAACTCGCCCTCGACGGACATACTAATATTTGTGGTACTAATGCGTCGGGTAAGACCACCCTACAACGTTTAGTTCCGGTATTTTATGGTGAATATCCGAGCCGAGTCGTGCCCTCTACTCGCGACAGCTTCGAGCGTTGGTACCTGCCTCATGATTCAAGTTACATCATTTACGAGTATAAGCGTGATGATGGGCTATTTAGCCAAGCGGTATTGGCCTCAGCGGGTGACGGTAAAGGGGTTAACTACCGCTTTATCGCTAAAGCGTTTGAGTTAGACGATTACGTTAAGTCGCAGCAAGGCGATTCGATTCTATGCCATAACATGGCTGAACTTGGGCGTGAGATGAAGCGAGCCGGCGTCGCGGTCAGTAACTTGCTCAATACCCGTGAATATCGTGCCATTATCCAAAATGATCGCGCCCTGTTGAGCACGGGCAGTAATCGCAGTGAGCTTAGGGCGTACGCGCGTCAATTTTCACTGTGCCAGAGCGAGCACTCGCTGCGTCATATCGAGAAGTTAGCCAAGGCGGTGCACTCGAAAGAGGGCAAGATGGAAACGATCAAATCGATGATCGCCGCCATTCTTGAAGAAGATGGGGTTAACCCGCCGACCTCGCGACTCAATCCACAGCGTGTAGAAGCTTGGATTAGAGAGAGCCAGCTTATTCAAGGCTTCGAGCAGATCCGGCCCGAATTCGACAAGTTAGAACAAGAGTTCAACCAGTTGCTGAGCGCCGAGCAGCGTCTTGCGAGCTTAAAGCGGGGCTATGGTAAAGATGAATCCGCAGAAGTTGAGCGCCAAGAACTGCATCAGCAGCGCTCTAAAGAGCTGGGCACTAAGCTACGTCAACTCGATGATGAGTGGAAAGAGGTGCGTGACGAACTTAACCTCGATCTCTCGGCGGCAAAAGGTGACGTGGCTAAGATTGAGTATGAACTCGATGCCATCGAAGATCAGCATGGTTCGTTTCTCGATGCCGATATTGAGCAAGCCAAGCTGGATCTTGAGCAGTTACCTAGCTGGCGGGGCAGTTTAGAAAACTTAACCGAGCGTCATAAGCTGCAAACCGAAAAACACCAAGATATTGAGGCGGCCTATAATGCGCGCCGTAGTAAGATTGGTGAAAATCTTAACCGTGAGCTAGAGCTACTCGATAAAGAGCAAGATAAACACCGTGAGGCCAGAGATAAACAGCAAGAGTTAGGTCGTAATGAGCTAGCCGCACTGGAGCAACAATGGCGCGAACAGATGGATGCCGGACGAGCTAAGCACAGCGAACAGAAATATCAGCTTAAACTGACCGCGGCAGAGTTGACCATGCAGGTCAATAATGTCACCTATAGCGAAGAGGAAAAATTGGCGCTTGCGGTATTTGATGAGCGGATCTCGCGCGCCGATGAGGAGCAGGAGGTCTGTAACCTTAAGGTCGATAGGCTTAGCGGTGAAGAGCGTAAGCTCAGGGCTAAGCGCGATCAAGCCAACGAGGCATTGCGTCAAGCTGGCTTGCGCGTTATTGAGCGTCAGACTCAGCTCGATGAGCTGCATCATGTGCTTTTCCCACAGTCGCACACCTTACTCGAATATTTGCGCAAAGAAGTCTCCAGCTGGGAAACCAATATAGGTAAGTTAATCAATCCAGAGCTACTACATCGTAGCGATCTGCATCCGACACTTGCCGAGTCTCAAGACAGTTTCTGCGGAGTAACGCTCGATCTAAAAGTGCTTGATATCCCTGAATACGCGGCGTCTGAGCAGGAGCTACGTGGTCGCTATAGCGAAGCGGAAGAATTATTAAATGCAGCCAAAGCGCTGCAGGCCGAGGCGGAAGATCAGCTGGTGGCGATTAACGCCGAACTAGATAAGCTCAATCGTGAACTGACCTTTGCTAAGACGGCTTATAAGAATAGCCGTGATGATTTACGCCGCCTATTCGACGAGAAACGTAGCGAGCAAGAGAAGATCAATAAGGCGCTAAGTGGTCGTAAGGCCGAGGCGCAGAAGCAACTTAGCCGCCTCGATAGCGAGGTTAAGCAGCTTGCATCTCAACATCAAGCGTGGATCGAAGAGCAAAAAGAGCAAGCCCTCGAAGCGCGGATGGAGAAAAATGCATACTGGCAGGAGGTTGTCGGCGTGCTCGACAATCAGCTAGCACAGGTTAAAAACAATATTAATCAGCGCCGTCAAGATGCCAAAAATGAGCAGAAAGCCTGTGAGCAATGGTACAAGAATGAGCTTAAATCTCGCGGCGTAGATGAAGACAAGATCGTTAAGCTTAAGCAAGAGATCCGCGATCTCGAAACCAATATAAGCAAGGCCGAACAGCGCCGCAGCGAAGTGCTGCGTTTCGATGACTGGTATCAGCACACTTGGCTTTCACGTAAACCTAAGCTGCAAACAGAGTTAAGTCAGGTCAAGATAGCCGCATCCGAACTAGAGCAGCAGCTAACAGCTAAGGCCAATGAGGTTAAACATCAGCGTCAAACCCTCGATGGTGAACGTAAGCAATCGGATGCGATTCAGGTTGAGGCGTCCGAAAACCTTACTAAGCTACGTAGCGTGATGCGTAAACTGGCGGAGTTAAAACTGCCAGCCAATAACGATGAGCTTCAAGGTGGTTTGACCGAACGTCTGCGCCAAGGTGAAGAGTTATTATTGCGCCGTGATCAGCAACTTGGGGCGGTTAAACAGTATATCGAGCACTTCGATTCGGTAATTGCCAGCAAGTCGGGTTCGAGTCTGTCAGAAACCTGGGAGCGCGCTCGTGAAGAGTCGAGCTTTATCAACGATAAAGGTATTCGTCTGCTGGATTATCGTAAATTGGTGCCCCAGCTTGAGCAGTTACTCAATGTGATGGTGCCGCAAGCGGTAATGGGGCTGCGTGAACAGGGGCGTAACTTCGGTATCGATCTGACCGCCTTTTATGATGTACTGGCCGATATCGATCGCCGTATCGCCTCGCAAAGTGCCCGTATTACTCGCGAAGTGGGTGAAGAACTGTTTCTCGATGGGGTCAGCGAATCTGCGGTACGTATCCGTTCACGCATTAGTGAACTGGAGTTTTGGCCTGAGCTTGAGGTGTTTGTTAAGGCGTTCCGTCAGTGGAAGGCCGATGGCTTTGCCGAGTTGCCCGATGAGCACTACACCAACAGTATGCGCCGTGCCCTCGATATTATAGGCCGCGCTGCGTTAACTGGCGGGATCGCTAAGTTGCTCGAGATTGAACTACGTCTGAAAGAAGGTAACAGCGACCTTATCATTCGAACCGACAGACAGTTAAATGAATCCTCGAGCCACGGAATGGCTTATCTGATCTTGTGTAAATTCCTGCTTGCCTTTACCCGACTGCTCAGAGGGCGTGCCGATGTCACTATTCATTGGCCTATCGATGAGCTCGGCACCTTACACCACGGCAACGTGAAAAAGATTTTTGATGCCTGTGAAAACAACAATATAAGTGTATTAGGTGCGTTCCCGAACCCAGAGTCAGAGGTGCTTAACCTGTTTGTTAACCGTTACATCATCAACAAGCAGACCAAGAAATTACAGGTGGTTAAGCCGCAAGTTAATCCTATCGCCGACAAGTTAAGCCAACGATTTTCCAAGGAGGCTGTGTAAATGAGTAGCACCACACAAACCGTATTAGTTGGTCAGGGCGCATTGATTGAAAGCTTGTTGCGCGGCGAGTTTATCTGCCGCACCAGTAACGAAGAGGCGTGGCGCGCGCTTAAATCTCAATCGACACGCGATAGCGTTGAGCAATACCTGAATCAGATTAACCGTACCGTCGCTTCGGCTGGTGAAGGTGAGGTGTTTTTCTGTGGTTATCAGCAGCTAGGTGACGATGAGCGTAAAGTGATATCGAGCCAGTTTCGCGATATCTGTAATGCATTGATCCCGCTGGTGGAATGGTTGGTTCTAGTACAAGAGGCGAGTGGTCAAGATGCGCCGTTATCTGAAGGCGCTGCCGTGCGTTTAAGCGAGTTGCAGATGCGCATCGAAGACACTCCCGCGTTTCGCGAGCAACTGGCTAAGATCAGTCACTATCGTCTGTTTGGCTCTAGCAGTACTCAAGTGGATGCCCAGATTAAGTTGGTGTTTAAGCGTTTGGTGGAGCTTGGGTATTTGTTGCGTCCTAATATCGAGAAGCAGATCTATATCGCTACGGGTAAGCTCGATTATCTCTATGAGGTGATCCGCTTTATCGATGAAACTGAAGGACTAAGCTTAGAGGCACAAGCCGAAACCGCCACCCAAAGGGATCTTATCTGATATGAGTAGTAACTTACACCAAGCCGGGGTAACGCTACTTAAACAGCTTGGGCGGCATGCCGAGTTGGTGATGGATGTTTACCTATCGGGTTCGGTTGCCGAAGATGGCGAGAATGCCGCCGCAGTAGAGAAGCTGCGTAAGGCCGATATCTTGTGGCGCCCAGAACCCGATCAAGAGCTGCGCCTTAAGCGCTCGGTGCGTGCACTATTGGAAGAAGCCTTAAGCGATGAACGCAATCGGCAAATCGACGCCAATGTCGGCTCTGGGCTTGCCACGATTAAGACCTTAGCCGATCACTATAAAGAAGCTCGTCATGCGGTGGATTACAGTGCTAGCGAGGCCTATCTGGCTGATTTAAGTGAGCATGTCTATAGCTTTGCCGAGGGAATACGCTATTCGATCCGGGTACTTTGGAGCCGGATTAACAACGAGTTTGGCTATGTCGGTACCATTAATGCCAAGATCCGTGAAAACGAATTAGCTCAGAGTCAGGTTTCTGAGTTGCTTAACGGCTTAGACATGTTCCAGTTTAGTGAATTGGGGGAGATAGCAGGTGATATCCGTGAGCTGCGTAAGTTACTGATCACCACACTCCAGGAAACCTTGAGTGACTGTACTCAGGAGCTGAGTGTCGTGCAGGGCCGTTTACTCGAACTACTCGGTCGTTTTAGGCAGATCCAGGGGCGTACTCGTTTGCTTAAAGGCTGGTTACTCTACACCGACCAACATCCCGACTATCAGGTGGCCGATCACGTTGGTCATAAACAGCTGCCGACACTCTTTAATCGCGCCGATGCGATATTGGCTCCCGCCGCAGTCGATGTAAATAATACCGGATATGAGCGGGACCTGTTGCAGATGGTGGCGCAGATCAAGGCGATCTCCCGTGTGGGGCGCGAGGCGATTGTGCGTGAGCACGATGTGCCATTTGCCTTAGTCGATGCGGAAGATTTTGATATTCCAGATAATCCATTAAAACTGGCGGTCGATGAGTACTTCTGCGCCGTGATCGATTCTGGATTGCGCCAGTCGGCGCTGGAATATCACCATGAGCTCGCATTGGAGTGGGATCAAGAGAGTTGGCTGTATCAGGTGATCTGTGGCTATGAAGGCCTACCTGAAGATCATCGTCGTTATTTTGAGCTTGAACCTATAGGTGAACCTCACCCCGTTTATACCGGAAACTTTATTATTCGTGATGTGGAGCTTTGGTTAGCTTAATCGCGCAATGATTATGTATTAGGTCGACTTAACTATCTAAGTTTCCCCTGTTAAGACTGCTAAATCAATTGGTTATACTAGTTGGTTTAGTGGTTTTTATTTTGTGCTGCAAGAGTGCTAGGGATGCTTTATATGCCAGTAACATCAGTGCGATCCACTACCAATACTTACCTTGCGGTAAATTCATTTGTCTTAAGTGATTTTCGTGGCTTTTAATACTGTAATTTTTATGGTTTGCAGTTATTTTAGCTGTGATTTTTGACGATTTTTCATGTTTTAGGTTGATCAATATGGGTAAAAGTAAAAGTTGATTTTTGGTTTTAACTTATCTCGCATTATTATTTGTTTTATTTCAGTTTGTTATGTTTGATTTTTAATGTTTGTGAGTTGTTGGTTATTTAACTTATTTGAATTGGTGTTGAAATTGATGCCAGCATGATTCACTATCTTTGCCTACTTACTGGGGTTACCCGCCTCGAGTCTTGATTCTCAAATGATGAGAAGCTCAGAGAAAAGCGTACATTAGATACGCTAAATTAAAGGCAAGCATATGACAAAATCACTTTCAACTCGGATCTTTATTGGTCTGTTTTCTGGCTTAATTTTTGGCTCCATTATTCAGTACTTTCTTGCGGATATCTCGCTCTTTTCTGGCACTTTGATCTCGATCGCTTCAGGCGTAGGCACTATGTTTGTCAACATGATCATGATGATGGTCGTTCCGCTGGTCTTCGTCAGTATTGTTTGTGGTGTGTTGGAGTTAGATGATCTTAAAAGCTTTGGACGCTTAGGTGGAAAAACCTTTGGTTTTTACATCATCAATACCTTAGTCGCTATCTTTGCGGCAT
Protein-coding sequences here:
- a CDS encoding MAPEG family protein, with protein sequence MTILLTCLLIAMLLPYLAKGPVAVAMAKLGGYDNHHPRTQQAQLTGFGARAVAGHLNAFESLLLFGLSALTVIALDKVNDTVALLAIVHVLARILYHILYLLDKSTMRSISWFVGVFCTFGIFAQGF
- a CDS encoding cobalamin-binding protein, with protein sequence MFYRWLILSLLLFSGLLSAAPASRIIALSPHGVEMLYAIGAGDSIVATTDHADFPEAAKQIPRIGGYYGIQIERIIELNPDLIVVWGSGNKLEDIERLTQLGYPIFNSDPKSLEAVADDLKALGERTGHQKLSQHVAEQYLAKLQALRLSNNEKSAVKVFYQLWSTPLMTVAKGSWIEQIIEVCHGENVFADADNEYPQVSLEAVLLKMPQVILQSQDEGNINGIDWSKWQEIPAVKQAHIYPLNADLLHRAAPRAILGIEALCDALDKAR
- a CDS encoding sensor histidine kinase encodes the protein MKTTLFDDTESRILAEAALRKISENTSRKTGDDFFKVLVKDLAQALDVFYVIAGRIVKDETQTVCNQTIAIWAGNDYMGNISYPLQDTPCHEVTTDSMCFHGSHICQLYPKDQLLVDMEADSYIGMSMVDTHGETLGILVALDKKPIDANKRLLALSLLSIFATRCAAELQHQDRENQLESLVEQRTAALKKTQQSLLEKEKMAALGSLVAGIAHEINTPIGVAVTGASSLIEFASEMDRRLNSDEVTREELQELIELITEGAQLIDGNLQRAASLISSFKQLAVDQSNEHNSEIDLGEYIDSVFVAHAAAMRKAKVSYRLKILDSVTMHIHVGKLAQLFSNLIMNSLTHAFPDGNGGLVTVTIGLKNQQVNITFADDGIGITPEVKTHIFDPFFTTNRGTGGSGLGMHIVYNIVSNFNGEITIPDTETGLTLKITLPLDKG
- a CDS encoding delta-class carbonic anhydrase, with the protein product MKTKTLITLVAVIALPLNVLAKDSHSGGHGMVSDEVIAHQRENLEKNSDGKGFGPQSPRDIDSIEGTNMVSFGTAPEYTAMNLCNIHFHKNAEHKGGEFTKYAGNGDGHGYQSGFKYSGTLSKAELAPLDHEVCPSEHGGLQSGDTIEVHYVHSSAQIKPGPTLGACLNEAIKNPQLRVETQVYVLVNDSNALDFTKLTAHGENNGFQQALGIPSNTGSPIQYAGSTTGPSYNEQGSPFQVSWSVRPKVAKVNISTVGEWCKGNVFNEDHAHGVRNLVKNLKLISKIEN
- a CDS encoding DUF3369 domain-containing protein, producing MSTSLKFSNKPKLAKPSNTLPPWQVLIVDDDDAVHQVTKLVMRGFEFCGRNIEFISAFNAEQAKQILTDNPNIAMTLLDVVMESNDAGLQLTRWIREELGNLNIRIVLRTGQPGQAPEEKVIRDFDINDYKEKTELTHAKLVTVFYASLRGYRDIIKLERAKLSLRRAISAISSVYDVQNLREFASAVLEQLNDLLNFNGDGLCASITESYAASSNEGQLKILAATDAYSALQLNNSIDNLPPAAKASIHRALQNKQHHFDDYSVTCYYRSKVGSETVVYLSFDNKIEAEGQELLEIFTANVAITYESLLLREEIEDTQRSTIYILGEAVEKRSKETGAHVKRVGEISALLGRGLALPERYISDLLQAAPLHDIGKIGIPDAILNKPGKFEPDEWEIMKQHAFIGYELLASSDKRILQMAATIAHQHHEKWDGTGYPQGLAGEDIDVAGRISALADVVDALVSRRCYKASWRLSDALDYVKSESGKHFDPRLINILFLNLDQLEQIYERYPDTPNLS